The nucleotide sequence CGGATATGGCGAGGTAGCACCCGTGCCGAAGCACTGGGCCTGACCAACGTAGGCTTCATCCGCACCCGGGCCCTGGACTTGCCGAAGCACTTCGCACCTGGCGAACTGAGTGAAATCTGGATAACCTTTCCCGACCCCCGGCCGCGTGACCGGGATATCAAGCGCCGTCTTACCGCGCCGCGCTACCTCGACTTGTACCAGCAACTACTACAACCCGGTGGGTTGGTGCATCTGAAAACCGACAATGAAGCGTTGTTTGATTACTCACTGGAAACGCTCCAGCAACGGCCCGGTGTGACGCTGCTAGTCTTCACCAAAGACCTGTACGCCACGCCAGAGCTACTGCCACACGCCGAGGATATCGAAACCAACTTTGAAAGCAAGTACCGGACGCAGGGGGTTCCCATCAAGTACTTGCAGTTCCAGCTTTCCTGATGACAGATTCTATATTCAAGAGCACAAGTTAGTTTGCGGTGCCCTTGAACTCAGCCTACTGTGTGCTAGGTCACCGAGCTTGTTAACCTATTGACGCTCCCATGCAGCCACTACCTATTCTAGATATTGCACATTTGTTGCCGGTGCTGGATGCGCACTTGGTTTCCTTGTTGCGCGCACTGCCGGCTTCGGATTGGGAGAAAGCGACGGTGGTGCCTACATGGCGCGTGCGGGATGTGGCGTTGCACTTGCTCGATGGCTCTCTTCGCACCTTGTCGATGCTGCGAGACGGGCACTTCGGTGGGCCTGGGCCAACCAGTGGCGCACACGCCGACGTAGTACGCTACCTCAACCAGCTCAACGCAGAATGGGTAGCAGTTGGTCAGCGGCTGAGCCCGCAGGTAATCACATGGTTGCTAGAGGTCAGTGGCCCTGCCTACAATGCCTATATGGCGTCATTGCCACTGCATGAGCCTGCGGTGTTTGCCGTAGGCTGGGCCGGGGAAGAACAATCGTGGAACTGGTTTCACGTGGCCCGCGACTACACTGAAAAATGGCACCACCAGCAGCAAATCCGGCAAGCAGTAGGACAGGAAAAGCCCCTGTTGACGCCCGAGTTCTACCAGCCGTTTCTGGCTACTTGCATACGGGCGCTGCCGCACCATTACCGGACCGTAGATGCCGCCCCCGACACAGTGGTGCAGTTCACCGTAACCGGTGCAGCTGGCGACACGTGGTACTTGCAGCGCCACGTTGCGGGGTGGGAGCTAGGTACTTACTACAGCGGACCAATAGCGGCTACTATTACGCTGGACGGCGCTGTGGCGTGGCGGCTGTTCACGAAGAGCCTCCCCAGGCCCTTAGCTGAGGCGCACGTCGTGGTCGAGGGGGAGCCGCATCTGACGCAGCCAGTGTATAGCCTGCTCACGGTTATGGCCTGATGGGTAAGCCTTGATGTGCTAGCCCTCCTTGCTCAAGATGCCTCTCCGCTACAACAGCGAGGCCAGCTACCCGTTAGGGCGCTGGCCTCGCTGTTGTAGCGGCAATACAGCCACGAGAAACTTAGTCTTCCAACTCCTCGAACACCGCTTCCATTTCCGAGAAGTCACGCAGGCCGGGCTTGAGTTCGTCGCCGCCTTCGAGGACGATACCCGTAGGGCGGATGGTCTCGACAAGCTGGCGGACGGAGCCTTTGGTACTGGCAGCGAAGTTGGCGCCTAGCCAGATAGGGAAGGAGCCAGCTTGCTGCATGAGATGGGAAAGCTGTTTGGGAGTGAGCGGCTGGTCGGGCGCCTGCGCCAGCACGAAGCCTGCCACGTGTGCTTGCTGGTCGCGAAAGCGAGTATCTACGTCTTCGGGTAGCATATCGGGTATCCAGCTCACGAGCTTAAGCACGGGTAGGGCCAGCTTAGCCAGCTCCTCGGGAGTGCGGCGGCGGTGCAGCAGAATGCCCTGCAGATTGCAGCGCTGGGCGAGGTCGTTGATTTCGGCCGCGGGCAACGTATCAAATTCGCCAATCAACTCCACGCCGGCTATCCAGCCGCTGATTTCTTTAACGGCTTCTGGGGTAAGGTGCCCGGGCAAGGAAGGATCCAACTGAAACGTGAGCCGGTCGGCTCCCATGCCGGCGCAATAGCGAGCATCAGAGAGGTTGTTGATGCCGCGCACCAGCACGGACGTAAGCAAGGACATAGCAGATAAATTAGGTGGTCCACAACGAATGCGGCCTTTGTGCGAAGCGCAAAAGTAAACATTCCGGGGGAGCCGCTGCGCGTTAGTGGCTGCCGTTGTGCAAGTCAGCAGAAACCATCGGAAACCAAAGGAAACCACGACCGGCCGGCATGTGTTATCTTTGCCACGTGGCCGCGGACCTTGACTCCACGGGCATTTCACTTATGACGCAATTTACAGCTTCCGCGCCGCCAGTTACCAAGGGGCGCGTCCTCGTCGCTATGAGCGGCGGTATTGATTCATCCGTAGCGGCCTTGCTGCTGCACGAGCAGGGTTACGAAGTGGTTGGAATGACCATGAAAACCTGGGACTACGCCTCGGCCGGCGGCTCGAAAAAAGAAACCGGCTGCTGTTCGCTTGACAGCATCAACGATGCCCGGCAGATAGCAGTAGACCTAGGCTTCCCGCACTACATCATTGATATTCGCGACGAGTTCGGTGATTTCGTTATCTCCAACTTCACCGACGAGTACTTGGCTGGCCGCACGCCTAACCCGTGCGTGCTGTGCAACACCCACATCAAATGGGATGCTTTGCTGCGCCGTGCCGATCAGCTGGGCTGCGAGTTCATTGCCACCGGACATTACGCCAACGTACGTTTCGAAGACGGCCGCTACATCGTTAGCAAAGGCCTCGACGAAAACAAAGACCAAAGCTATGCCCTCTGGGGCGTGAGCCAGGAGAGCCTAAGCCGCACGTTGTTTCCGTTGGGCCACATGCGCAAAACAGAAATTTATGACGAGGCTCGTCGGCGGGGCTTTACGGAACTTGTAAACAAGCCGGAGAGCTACGAAATCTGCTTTATTCCTGACAACGACTACCGTGGCTTCTTGCGGCGCCGGGTGCCGGGCTTGGAAGAGCGGGTAGCGGGTGGCCGGTTTGTCTTGCGCGACGGTACGTTTGTTGGCAACCACGAAGGGTATCCTTTTTACACCATTGGGCAGCGCAAAGGCCTGGGGGTGGCGTTAGGGTTCCCGGTATACGTGACGGAAATCCGGCCCGATACCAATGAAGTGGTGCTTGGCAATTTCGATGACTTAGCCAGCAGCCGCACGGTAGTAAGCAAGCTCAACATGGGCAAGTTCGCTTCGTTGGAAGGACGTGGGTTGGTGCCCAGCACCACCAAAATCCGCTACAACCACGATGGAGCCCCGGCTTTTCTAGAGCAAATCGGCGACAAAATTCACGTGTATTTCGAGGAGCCTGTACACGCCGTGACGCCTGGCCAAGCCGCTGTGTTCTATGATGGGCAAGATGTGCTCGGCGGCGGCTGGATTGAACGCCATACTATTGGCGAAAGTCCCGTATCTTCGGCTGCTACTGCCACGTTATAATTCAACTTTTATGTCTTGCTATTCGTCGCTACTCACCTATTTTTCATCTCATCGGTGGGCGGCTGCCGGGCTGTTGGCGCTGGCCGTGGCGAGTTGCAAGAACGAATCCGAGAAGGTCGTCCCGATCGACACCAATTATTACCCGTTGGCCGTGGGCGACTTTCGGATCTATAACGTAGTTGATACCACCTGGACCCGCAACGTGAAATCATACAGCCGGTTTCAGTTTCGGGAGCGGGTGGCCGAGCAGTACGTAGACGACACCGGTCGGCAGAATTTTCGCGTGATACGGTCTCGGCGCGCAACTGCCGCTGATTCTTGGGTGGATGACAGTGTGCTGGTAGTGAGCCCGGCCGCGGGCAACGTGTTGGTTACGCGCAACAACGAACGTCGGGTAGAGTTGATATTTCCGGTGCGCGAGGGCTATTGGAATGCCAATGCTTTCAACAACCAGAACGATATCAAAGAGCAAAACCTGCGCTATATCCGCGTAGGTGAGCCTTTCACTACCACATCTGGCACCACTACCGTCACCTATCCTCAAACTTTGACCACCACCACGCCGGATGAGAAGGAGGAAACGACCTACATCAACCGTTTCTATTATTTCCGGGTGCAGCAAGTGTATGCGTTAGGAGAAGGGATAGTGTATCGAAACCGGCGCCGGTTCATTTACACCGAGCCCGGTACCAGCGACATTCCTTCCCCAAACGTTATTTTTAGAGGCACGTCGCGTACGGAGGTGCTAATCGAAAAAGGCCGTTAATACCCAAGACAACTGCTACAAAAACCGCCGCCCTGCCTACTGGGTGGCGGTTTCTTTTTGCCCAAAGGGCATGTGTCAGGTAGTTGTGGTAGGCGGCTAGGAGTTGATTACCTGCGTAGCAAAAGGATCGTAGAGAACCGAAAGCAAAGGAGTGTGTTGCCATAAGGGAAGGGCCGGAGATAGGTGAGTGGCACAAACCCGGCTTTAGTGCTAAAATCGTATCTTTCAGCAAGTGTTAACTGATCTTTGCTTATGCGTGTTTTTTCCTTTGCATTGCTCACCGGGCTAACTGTTGCTACGGCCCTCTCACCAGGGGTGGCGCAGAGCAACGCCGGTACTGCTGCGGCCACCGTACGGAAGCATCTGGTGTATTTCCGAGACAAAGCAGGTACGCCTTTTACCGTGAGCCAGCCCCAGGCGTTTCTCTCGGCGCGGGCTATTACGCGCCGGACGCGCCAGAATATTGCCGTACAGCCCCGCGACCTGCCCGTGACCCCCGACTACGTAGCGCAGGTGCGTGCAGTGCCCGGCGCAACCGTGTGGTACAGTTCGCGCTGGTTCAACGCGGTTGTGGTCAACTGTGACTCAGCCACGCTGGCTACAGTGCAGGCGCTGCCCTTCGTGCGCAGCACCCAGACGTTGAATCGAAACGCCACTGCTGCTACGCCCCGTAAGCAGGAGGCTGCTCCCGTAGATAACAATCAGCAGCGGGTGCAAGCCAACCCTATTTATGGTACGGCATACCAGCAGGCGTTTATGATTGGGGCCGTGGCCATGCATACTGCTGGCTTCCGGGGCGAGGGCATGCAGATTGCTGTGTTTGATGATGGCTTTCCGGGCGTGAATCAATCGGCGCCGTTTGCTTCGTTGCGCACTGAAAACCGCATTGCGGATGCCTACAACTTCGTGGAGCGCAGCGCCGATGTGTACCGGCTAGATAGCCATGGTACTAATACCCTTTCCACACTGGCCGCCAACCAAACGGGCGTATTCGTGGGCACAGCTCCCAAGGCGACGTACCGGCTGTACGTGACCGAGGACTATTACGCAGAAAACCCCATCGAGGAAGTGAACTGGCTGGTGGCAGCCGAGCGAGCCGATTCTGCGGGCGTCGATATCATCAGTTCCTCGTTGGGCTATCGGGATTTTGATGTGCCCTATATCAACTACTCCTATGCCGACCTAAACGGACGCACCGCTATTTCAACCCGCGCCGCAACGGTAGCCGCTCGGGTAGGCATGCTGGTGGTAAATTCGGCGGGCAACGAAGGCAACCGGTCGTGGCAGAAGATTTTGGCGCCGGCCGATGCCGATTCCATCCTGACAGTGGGAGCAGTCGATTCGTTGCGTAATTACGCACCGTTCAGTTCTCAGGGGCCAAGCGCCGACAACCGCGTTAAGCCCAACCTAGCTGCTCAGGGGGCCCTGGCAGCAGTGGTCAACGTGGCGGGGCAGCCAACGCGCAGCAATGGCACGTCGTTTTCTTGTCCGGTGCTGGCGGGTATGGTCGCTGGTTTTTGGCAAGCTAACCCTACGCTAACTGCCCAGCAAGTCATTGGCTTTTTGCAGCGTTCCGGCTCGCAGTACGCCAGTCCCAACAATTTATTGGGGTACGGTATTCCCAATTTTGTGCTGGCCTACAATCTTGCTAATCCTGGCATGCCCCTGGCCGCTGCTAATCCGGCTTCAGCTAATAACCAATTGGTGGTGTATCCCAACCCGGTGAAAGACGGGGAGCTATATGTGCAGCTGACGCCTGCTTTTCGGTCGTTGCCTTTGCAGGTCCGGGTTTATGATGCCCGTGGTACTATGGTAGTTGAACGCCTACTGCCGGCCACCACTGCTGCTGAGGTTCGGTTACCTACTTCTTCGCTAGCGAGTGGAGTATATAGCTGTGCTGTACAAGCTGGCGGTAAAGTGCAACGCAGTGTGCGGTTTGTGAAGCAGTAGGCGGATTGAGGCTTCACATAAGAATGAATTTAACAGATGTTGAAGCGTATATTTTTAGTATTAAGCAAAAAATATTAGTATCTTGTCGGGGGATTCAACGAGGTGAATTCCACTTTCTTTTAACTCGGGTCTTCAAACCCAAAACACCAGTAGCATGCTACAAATGATGATTTCGAAGCGCCTGGGGCGTCGCCAGTTTCACTTCACCGTTCAGGGCGCCAACCTCCACGAGGTAGTGACCGAGTACGAGCGGCTGAGCTTCCCTGATGTAGCCAAGTGCGGCATCTGTGGTTCCGATAACCTCGACCTGACTGCCCGCGTGGCGCAGGATAAATTCAAATACACGTCGCTCCGTTGTTTGGACTGCCGTGCTGACGTGACGTTCGGCAAGCGCCAGGAAGATGATCAGACCTATTTTCTGCGCAAAACCGAAGACGGCAAACTAGACTGGAAAGCCTGGACCAAAGAAGAAGTAAGCAAATAAGGCGGCCGTTCGGTCCCAACAAGTAAGAGGCAGGTGCTAGCGGAAACGTCTGGTGCCTGCTTTTTTCTTTACTGACAGATGCACAGTGCACTACACCTAAACATTAGGTGATTGAAGGCAAACAGCAGAGGCTGCTCACTGCCACTCGGCTACTAGCACTAATCACCAGCGGGGCTAGATTTGATGGGTTTGGTAAGAGCACCGGTAGTCTAAATAATCAACTTTATGTAGCTTGCTGTGGTCATGGATATCTATCGTCGCCACAATATTTCCACGTATGGATCAGGGCCACAGACCCTGGTATTTGCTCATGGGTTTGGTACCGACCAACAGGCGTGGCGCTACGTTGCACCCGCTTTTGCAGCACAGTACCGTGTCGTACTCTTCGACTTAGTAGGGGCGGGCAATTCCGATCCAGCGGCGTATGATTACACCCGCTACCAGACCCTGGATGGCTACGTAACCGACCTGCTCAACCTGCTGCGGGAACTGCAACTGTCTAAGGTGCTATATGTCGGGCACTCGGTCAGTGGCATGATTGGCGTGTTGGCCGCTATTCAGGAACCAGCGTTGTTCGAGAGGCTTGTCTTGCTGGCTGCTTCTCCGTGTTATGTTAATGACGAAAGCTACGCAGGTGGTTTCGACCCTGTTGATTTAGAGGAGATGCTTCGCTTCCTCGGGCAAGACTACCTTAGCTGGTCGCACATGATGGTGCCGGCGTTAGTTGGTGGGGATATGCGCCCTGAACTATTAGATGACCTGTTGACTAGCTTTTTGCGGGTGGAGCCAGCCATTGCCCGCCAATTTGCTCGGGCCACTTTCCTCTCCGACTATCGGAACGAGCTACACAAGCTGCGTATTCCAACCTTAGTTGTGCAGTGTGCCGATGACTCGGTTGCGCCCCTGCCGGTAGGGCACTACCTACACGCGCATCTACCTGATAGTACCCTGGCCATTGTGGACGCTGAGGGGCATTACCCGCACCTAAACGCGCCCGTGGCAACTATCGATGTACTAAAGCGCTATCTGGGGCCAGCTCCCCTAGCCCCCGAAAGCTCGGTTCGCTGACGTCTCTGCCTGGTTCGCTTTAAAGGTGCTACGGTAGCTAAGCAGTAGAGCAGAGTCCTCGCTAGCCTTGGGCGAAGTGGCGGGCACGCGAAGTCTTCGATGACCAGGACTAAGCCGCGCCAAGACCGCCGTCATTATAGGGGTGGATTTTCATTTAGAGCAAACAATAAATATTCCGGCGTCAACCGTTAAGGCTGAGCCGTTCCTTACGGGTTGCTGACAGTGGCTGCTGATAGTTCTGTTGGCACCTACTCAGTTACTCACTTACTCTGTACCTTCGCGGTATGACACTTACTCGCCGCCGGGCGCCGATGCTGGCGCCTTCTCTGCTTGCTGCCGACTTTGGTAATCTTCAATCCGAAACCGAGCGCCTGGCCGGTAGTGCGGCCGATTGGCTGCACTGCGACATCATGGATGGGCGTTTTGTGCCCAACATCTCTTTTGGTATTCCGGTGCTCCAAGCCATTCACCGCCACGCGCAACAGCCGCTGGATGTGCACTTGATGATTGAGGAGCCGCAGAATTATCTCTCGGCCGTACGCGACGCCGGGGCCCGCAACATATCAGTGCATTACGAGGCCTGTACGCATTTGCACCGCGTAATAGAGCAAATCAAGGCGCTGGGTTGCGGCGCGGGAGTTGCTCTCAATCCCCACACCCCCGTGTGGGTGCTCGAAGACATTGCGGCCGACCTCGACCTCGTAGTGGTAATGTCGGTTAATCCGGGCTTTGGAGGACAGTCGTTTATTCCAAACACGCTACGCAAAGTAACTGCCTTGAAAGAGCTGCTCGTAGATAGTGGCTCGTCGGCGCTTATCGAGATTGATGGCGGGGTCAACCAGGACAATGCTTTGGCGTTGGTGGAAGCCGGGGCTGATGTATTGGTGGCAGGGTCGTTCGTGTTCAACTCACCCGACCCGGTGGCCACGCTGGCCGCGTTACGGGCGCAGCTCGCAGCAGGAATGGACTTAGAAGAACAGGAGCTGAGCTAATGCCCCACTTTTCCTCTGTTGTTGGCTGGTTGGTGCGGCCGTTGCATGTATTGAGCGTGGTGCCGTTGGCAGTTGGGGGGGCCTTAACGCTCCCTCTGCTGCTGCCGGCTACGGCCGTGGCGCAGCAAACTACCCGCATCACTATCAGTGGAACGGTGCGCGATGCCGACGGGCAGCCGGTGGAACTGGTAGGAGTGGGCGTGGAAGGGCAAGCCGGGGGCACGTCTACGGACAGCGACGGACGGTTCACGCTGAACGCAACCCGTACCACTCAACCGGCAGTGTTGGTTGTGCGGGCGTTGCGCTTTAAAGTGCTCCGGGTGCCCCTGACCTTAACCGAGGATCGGCGCGGTTTGGCGTTGACGCTGCAAAGTGACTCGCGCGCTTTGGGCAACGTAACCGTACGGGGCCGCAACAACGACGACGCCAACACCCGCGAGCAGGTCAGCATGATCAAGCTCGACCCCCGCACTGCCAAAGTGCTGCCTTCGCCCTTCGGCGACTTTAACGCCATTCTGAAAACGCTGCCCGGCGTATCGTCGACCAACGAGCTAACCAGCACCTATTCGGTGCGCGGCGGCAACTACGACGAAAACCTGGTGTACGTCAACGGTATTGAAATATACCGGCCATTTCTGGTGACGGCTGCCCAGCAAGAGGGATTGAGCTTCATCAACCCTGATTTGGTGAATAGAGTGGAGTTTTCCACTGGGGGCTGGCAGCCGCAGTTCGGCGACAAGCTTTCGTCGGTGTTGAACATTCAGTACAAGCAGCCCACCACGTTTGCAGCTTCCGGTACGGCTAGCCTGGTGGGCGGCGCGGCCCACGTGGAAGCTACTTCGCCCAACAAACGCGTAAGCTATTTGGCGGGCGTGCGCTACAAGAATGCCACGTATGTGCTTCGCTCCCTCCAGCAGCAGCAGGGCGGCTACAACCCCACGTTCTACGACGGCCAACTGTACCTCAACGCCAACCTGGGCCCCAAAGACTATCCAGAACGCACGTCGTTGGGGTTGCTGACCACTTTCGCCCACAACGACTATCGGTTCACGCCCGAAACCGGACAGAGTACCTTCAGCACGGCCACCAACCAGTTTACGCGGCTCTTTATCGTGTACAACGGGCGGGAACGGATGCAGTACGACATGTACCAGGGGGGGCTCAACCTGAAGCACAATTTCAGCGACAAGTTTCAAACCGAATTGCTAGGCGGCTTGGTGTACTCACGCGAACTGGAATACCGCGACGTGGAAGCCAGCTACAGCCTAGCTGACATCAACCGCGACCCGAACTCGCCGGATTTCAACCGGGCCGTCCGGCAGCGCGACGTGGGCTCCCGGTTCGACCACTCGCGCAATACGCTCACCGCGCGCATCGCAACAGCGGAGGCGCGCGCCCGCTGGACGCCGGGCAACGGCCACACGGTGCGCTTTGGGGTGAAGTCGGGGCAGGAGCGGATTGAGGATGTGCTTAACGAGTACAGCTTCGCCGATTCGGCCGATTATGTGCCCGATGGCCGCCGCACCCGGCAGGTTTCCAACTTAGACTTGAGCAGTACCCGGACACAAGGCTATGCCCAGCACACCATCGAACTGGATTCGTTGCGCACGCTCACGTACGGGGTGCGAGCCCATTATTGGTCGGTGAATCAGCAGGTGGTGGTAAGCCCACGGGTGCAGTTTGCTTTCGTGCCCCGCAAGCACGCCAACCATTCCTACAAAGTAGCGGCCGGCCTGTACTACCAGCCTCCTTTCTATCGGGAACTGCGCGACCAGCAAGGCACCCGGGCCACGCCGGGTAGTCCGCTCATCATTCAGGCCAACCTGAACCCGGAGCTGCGTGCGCAACGGTCGATGCACTTTATTGTGGGCAACGAAATCCGGTTCGAGCAATGGGGCCGGCCGTTTCGCTTCACGGGAGAAGCCTACGTGAAATACCTCACCGATGTGGTGCCCTACGACATAGACAATGTTCGGCTGCGCTACTTCGCCAAAAACAACGCCACCGCCTACGTGGCCGGCTTCGATGCCCGGGTGGGCGGTGAGTTCGTTAACGGGGCCGAGTCGTGGTTCAGTTTGGGTGTCCTGACCACCCGCGAAAACATCGAAGGCGACTTTGTGACGCGCTATGACACGCTCAACAATGTAATTGGGCGGGATGCGAAAGGGTACATTCGGCGGCCCCAAGACCAGCGGGTCAACCTGGGGGTTTTCTTTCAGGACCATTTGCCTGATAATCCTTCGGTGCGCGGCTACGTGAACATTGTATTTGGTACGGGGCTGCCGTTTAGTCCACCCGGCTTGCCTGAGCTACGCGGCACTAGCGCCCAGACACGTTCCTACAAGCGCGTTGACCTGGGTTTCTCGAAGGTGGTGGCGCTAAATAATCAGCCAGACCGGCCTGCGGGCAAGCTGGAAAGCCTTTGGATAGGGTTAGAAGTGCTGAACGTGCTGGGCGCTAACAATGTGGGAGGCTATAGCTACATTCAAGACCTGAACGGCCGCACGTACTCCGTGCCCAACTACCTTTCGCAGCGCGTTGTGAACCTGCGCGTGGTGGCGCGGTTTTAACGGGTCCCTAGCCAGTTTTTCTTGCACCACGCACCGCCCGCCAGCGGCATGTTGCGCGCAGTTCTTACTTACGGACGCTAGCTAGAGAGCTTTTTAAGGCAAGGAGGAACGGCATTCGCTTCTCTTTTCTATCTTCAATCCATGTCTATCGTCCTGCCTTTTATTGCCTCCCAACTGTCTGAAATACCAGTTCTGGAAACCGAGCGTTTGCTTTTACGTGGCTACCGGCCCGATGATTTAGTGGAATCGGCGGCCATGTCTGCTAGTCCTGAGTTCTACCGCTACTTAGGCGGTGAGCCGATATCGAAGGAGGAAGCGTGGCGGCGCATACTCATCCAACAAGGGCATTGGTCGCTGATGGGCTATGGATTTTGGGCGGTGGAAGAAAAAAGCACGGGCTTGTATAGTGGGTCCATCGGCTTCGGCGACTTCAACCGCGACATCACACCTTCCATCAGCGGAATGCCCGAAATG is from Hymenobacter tibetensis and encodes:
- a CDS encoding GNAT family N-acetyltransferase; amino-acid sequence: MSIVLPFIASQLSEIPVLETERLLLRGYRPDDLVESAAMSASPEFYRYLGGEPISKEEAWRRILIQQGHWSLMGYGFWAVEEKSTGLYSGSIGFGDFNRDITPSISGMPEMGWVLAPRVHGRGYATEAVRAALAWGEQHFHTPQTVCIIDPDNVASLRVAHKFGYQQTAHTTYKQHPILILTRPQGISVT
- the mnmA gene encoding tRNA 2-thiouridine(34) synthase MnmA, which produces MTQFTASAPPVTKGRVLVAMSGGIDSSVAALLLHEQGYEVVGMTMKTWDYASAGGSKKETGCCSLDSINDARQIAVDLGFPHYIIDIRDEFGDFVISNFTDEYLAGRTPNPCVLCNTHIKWDALLRRADQLGCEFIATGHYANVRFEDGRYIVSKGLDENKDQSYALWGVSQESLSRTLFPLGHMRKTEIYDEARRRGFTELVNKPESYEICFIPDNDYRGFLRRRVPGLEERVAGGRFVLRDGTFVGNHEGYPFYTIGQRKGLGVALGFPVYVTEIRPDTNEVVLGNFDDLASSRTVVSKLNMGKFASLEGRGLVPSTTKIRYNHDGAPAFLEQIGDKIHVYFEEPVHAVTPGQAAVFYDGQDVLGGGWIERHTIGESPVSSAATATL
- a CDS encoding alpha/beta fold hydrolase — encoded protein: MDIYRRHNISTYGSGPQTLVFAHGFGTDQQAWRYVAPAFAAQYRVVLFDLVGAGNSDPAAYDYTRYQTLDGYVTDLLNLLRELQLSKVLYVGHSVSGMIGVLAAIQEPALFERLVLLAASPCYVNDESYAGGFDPVDLEEMLRFLGQDYLSWSHMMVPALVGGDMRPELLDDLLTSFLRVEPAIARQFARATFLSDYRNELHKLRIPTLVVQCADDSVAPLPVGHYLHAHLPDSTLAIVDAEGHYPHLNAPVATIDVLKRYLGPAPLAPESSVR
- the trmB gene encoding tRNA (guanosine(46)-N7)-methyltransferase TrmB, translated to MSRIKLKRFAENAERADIIEPGKPTYEQLRGRWHEEFFKNPHGITLEVGCGKGEYTVGLATRYPERNFLGLDIKGDRIWRGSTRAEALGLTNVGFIRTRALDLPKHFAPGELSEIWITFPDPRPRDRDIKRRLTAPRYLDLYQQLLQPGGLVHLKTDNEALFDYSLETLQQRPGVTLLVFTKDLYATPELLPHAEDIETNFESKYRTQGVPIKYLQFQLS
- a CDS encoding beta/alpha barrel domain-containing protein; translation: MSLLTSVLVRGINNLSDARYCAGMGADRLTFQLDPSLPGHLTPEAVKEISGWIAGVELIGEFDTLPAAEINDLAQRCNLQGILLHRRRTPEELAKLALPVLKLVSWIPDMLPEDVDTRFRDQQAHVAGFVLAQAPDQPLTPKQLSHLMQQAGSFPIWLGANFAASTKGSVRQLVETIRPTGIVLEGGDELKPGLRDFSEMEAVFEELED
- a CDS encoding TonB-dependent receptor, producing MPHFSSVVGWLVRPLHVLSVVPLAVGGALTLPLLLPATAVAQQTTRITISGTVRDADGQPVELVGVGVEGQAGGTSTDSDGRFTLNATRTTQPAVLVVRALRFKVLRVPLTLTEDRRGLALTLQSDSRALGNVTVRGRNNDDANTREQVSMIKLDPRTAKVLPSPFGDFNAILKTLPGVSSTNELTSTYSVRGGNYDENLVYVNGIEIYRPFLVTAAQQEGLSFINPDLVNRVEFSTGGWQPQFGDKLSSVLNIQYKQPTTFAASGTASLVGGAAHVEATSPNKRVSYLAGVRYKNATYVLRSLQQQQGGYNPTFYDGQLYLNANLGPKDYPERTSLGLLTTFAHNDYRFTPETGQSTFSTATNQFTRLFIVYNGRERMQYDMYQGGLNLKHNFSDKFQTELLGGLVYSRELEYRDVEASYSLADINRDPNSPDFNRAVRQRDVGSRFDHSRNTLTARIATAEARARWTPGNGHTVRFGVKSGQERIEDVLNEYSFADSADYVPDGRRTRQVSNLDLSSTRTQGYAQHTIELDSLRTLTYGVRAHYWSVNQQVVVSPRVQFAFVPRKHANHSYKVAAGLYYQPPFYRELRDQQGTRATPGSPLIIQANLNPELRAQRSMHFIVGNEIRFEQWGRPFRFTGEAYVKYLTDVVPYDIDNVRLRYFAKNNATAYVAGFDARVGGEFVNGAESWFSLGVLTTRENIEGDFVTRYDTLNNVIGRDAKGYIRRPQDQRVNLGVFFQDHLPDNPSVRGYVNIVFGTGLPFSPPGLPELRGTSAQTRSYKRVDLGFSKVVALNNQPDRPAGKLESLWIGLEVLNVLGANNVGGYSYIQDLNGRTYSVPNYLSQRVVNLRVVARF
- a CDS encoding S8 family serine peptidase; its protein translation is MRVFSFALLTGLTVATALSPGVAQSNAGTAAATVRKHLVYFRDKAGTPFTVSQPQAFLSARAITRRTRQNIAVQPRDLPVTPDYVAQVRAVPGATVWYSSRWFNAVVVNCDSATLATVQALPFVRSTQTLNRNATAATPRKQEAAPVDNNQQRVQANPIYGTAYQQAFMIGAVAMHTAGFRGEGMQIAVFDDGFPGVNQSAPFASLRTENRIADAYNFVERSADVYRLDSHGTNTLSTLAANQTGVFVGTAPKATYRLYVTEDYYAENPIEEVNWLVAAERADSAGVDIISSSLGYRDFDVPYINYSYADLNGRTAISTRAATVAARVGMLVVNSAGNEGNRSWQKILAPADADSILTVGAVDSLRNYAPFSSQGPSADNRVKPNLAAQGALAAVVNVAGQPTRSNGTSFSCPVLAGMVAGFWQANPTLTAQQVIGFLQRSGSQYASPNNLLGYGIPNFVLAYNLANPGMPLAAANPASANNQLVVYPNPVKDGELYVQLTPAFRSLPLQVRVYDARGTMVVERLLPATTAAEVRLPTSSLASGVYSCAVQAGGKVQRSVRFVKQ
- the rpe gene encoding ribulose-phosphate 3-epimerase, producing MTLTRRRAPMLAPSLLAADFGNLQSETERLAGSAADWLHCDIMDGRFVPNISFGIPVLQAIHRHAQQPLDVHLMIEEPQNYLSAVRDAGARNISVHYEACTHLHRVIEQIKALGCGAGVALNPHTPVWVLEDIAADLDLVVVMSVNPGFGGQSFIPNTLRKVTALKELLVDSGSSALIEIDGGVNQDNALALVEAGADVLVAGSFVFNSPDPVATLAALRAQLAAGMDLEEQELS
- a CDS encoding maleylpyruvate isomerase N-terminal domain-containing protein codes for the protein MQPLPILDIAHLLPVLDAHLVSLLRALPASDWEKATVVPTWRVRDVALHLLDGSLRTLSMLRDGHFGGPGPTSGAHADVVRYLNQLNAEWVAVGQRLSPQVITWLLEVSGPAYNAYMASLPLHEPAVFAVGWAGEEQSWNWFHVARDYTEKWHHQQQIRQAVGQEKPLLTPEFYQPFLATCIRALPHHYRTVDAAPDTVVQFTVTGAAGDTWYLQRHVAGWELGTYYSGPIAATITLDGAVAWRLFTKSLPRPLAEAHVVVEGEPHLTQPVYSLLTVMA